One genomic window of Microtus ochrogaster isolate Prairie Vole_2 unplaced genomic scaffold, MicOch1.0 UNK41, whole genome shotgun sequence includes the following:
- the LOC101979828 gene encoding olfactory receptor 51H1-like, producing MADHNHSQFQHPYFVLTGIPGLEQKYYWMAFPLGAIYATALFGNGIIISTIKSESSLHIPMYYFLCMLAFADMGLTLCTLPSMLGIFWFNYKFITFDGCLTQMYFIHSFSAIESGVLVAMAIDRLIAIWSPLRYGTILTNGVVCKIGILILTRAVCVVFPVPFLIKRLPFYRSNILSHSFCLHQDVMRLACASTRVNSLYGLIAVIFTKGSDSLSILLSYAFILRTVMAIASGEGRLKALNTCVSHICAVLIFYVPLIGVSVIHRFGKHLSPLTHALMANAYLLVPPVLNPIVYTVKTKEIRKKIIQIFVRTKITSEG from the coding sequence ATGGCAGACCATAACCACTCCCAATTCCAGCACCCTTACTTTGTCTTAACTGGAATCCCCGGACTTGAGCAGAAGTACTATTGGATGGCATTCCCACTGGGCGCCATATATGCCACTGCTCTCTTTGGCAATGGTATTATCATCTCTACAATCAAATCCGAGTCATCTCTGCACATTCCTATGTACTACTTTCTGTGTATGCTGGCGTTTGCGGATATGGGGCTCACCCTCTGTACTCTGCCCTCTATGCTCGGCATATTCTGGTTTAACTACAAATTCATCACTTTTGATGGTTGTCTTACTCAGATGTACTTCATTCACAGCTTCTCAGCCATTGAGTCAGGAGTGCTAGTCGCAATGGCCATTGATCGTCTTATAGCCATCTGGAGTCCCCTCAGATACGGCACCATTTTAACCAATGGTGTGGTCTGTAAAATAGGGATACTCATCTTGACAAGAGCAGTCTGTGTGGTCTTCCCGGTGCCTTTCCTCATCAAGAGGCTTCCGTTTTATCGCTCCAACATTCTTTCTCACTCCTTCTGCCTTCATCAAGATGTCATGCGCCTTGCCTGCGCCAGCACGCGTGTCAACAGTCTCTATGGCCTCATAGCTGTCATCTTTACCAAGGGTTCTGACTCCCTCTCTATCCTCCTCTCCTATGCGTTCATTCTCCGCACAGTGATGGCCATCGCCTCTGGGGAGGGCCGGCTCAAGGCTCTCAACACTTGTGTTTCACATATCTGTGCTGTACTTATTTTCTATGTGCCATTGATTGGGGTATCAGTCATCCATCGCTTTGGAAAGCACTTGTCACCACTGACTCATGCGCTTATGGCCAATGCCTACCTTCTTGTCCCCCCTGTGCTAAACCCCATAGTTTATACTGTCAAGACCAAGGAGATACGAAAGAAGATTATCCAGATATTTGTTAGAACTAAAATTACTTCAGAGGGTTAA
- the LOC101990589 gene encoding LOW QUALITY PROTEIN: olfactory receptor 51H1 (The sequence of the model RefSeq protein was modified relative to this genomic sequence to represent the inferred CDS: inserted 4 bases in 3 codons; substituted 3 bases at 3 genomic stop codons), translating to MKNLNGSHASRPVFILTGIPGMSDKNPXMAFPLGFLYILTVLGNGTILAVVKVEQSLHEPMXYFLCISALTDVSLSMSTLPSMLSIFWFNAPEIPFDACVTQMFFIHGFGVVGSGVLVFMAFGRFVAIXEPLYYVSILTHGVTGKIGQIVFARAVCVVFLCLFWLSFCYSNVLXHSYCLHQVIMHLACAGTXVHSLYGLIVIILTSGLDAPIILFLKTVLGIAXRAQRLKALNTSLSRICAEFLFYIPLIGTTMIYRFGKHLPSIVHMLIANIYLLPAVLSPIVYSVKDKQIRGQVMRMFQGRKSRA from the exons ATGAAAAACTTGAATGGATCACATGCCAGTCGCCCAGTTTTTATTCTGACAGGCATCCCAGGGATGTCAGACAAGAACCCATAGATGGCCTTTCCCCTGGGATTTCTCTACATACTCACCGTCCTGGGAAATGGTACCATCCTAGCGGTTGTCAAGGTGGAGCAGAGCCTCCATGAGCCTATGTagtacttcctctgcatctcggCTCTGACTGATGTTAGTCTCTCCATGTCTACTCTGCCCTCTATGCTCAGTATCTTCTGGTTCAACGCCCCTGAGATTCCCTTTGATGCATGTGTAACACAGATGTTCTTCATTCATGGATTTGGAGTAGTAGGATCTGGAGTCCTAGTGTTCATGGCCTTCGGCAGATTTGTGGCCATCTGAGAACCTCTGTATTATGTGTCAATCCTCACTCATGGTGTTACTGGAAAGATTGGACAAATTGTCTTTGCTCGGGCAGTCTGTGTGGTCTTCCTGTGCCTTTTCTGGCTATCATTCTGTTATTCCAATGTCTT TCATTCATACTGTCTGCACCAGGTTATAATGCACCTAGCCTGTGCCGGCA ATGTCCACAGCCTCTACGGCCTCATCGTCATCATCCTCACGTCAGGGCTCGATGCTCCCATCATTCTCTTCCTGAAGACAGTGCTGGGCATTG TCAGAGCCCAGAGGCTCAAAGCCCTCAACACCAGTCTCTCTCGCATCTGTGCTGAGTTTCTCTTTTATATTCCTCTCATCGGTACCACCATGATCTACAGATTTGGGAAACACTTACCATCAATTGTGCACATGCTCATAGCCAATATCTACCTTCTCCCTGCTGTGCTAAGCCCCATTGTCTACAGTGTGAAGGACAAGCAGATAAGAGGTCAGGTCATGAGAATGTTTCAGGGGAGAAAGAGCAGAGCCTAG
- the LOC101980117 gene encoding olfactory receptor 51T1, with product MPLPYPFYYYSSSVQSQFGDDDIFLRSLVIQSIFQLVMLIFNNTTSSSSSFLLTAFPGLELAHVWISIPVCGLYTIALLGNSIILFAIIIEQSLHKPMYYFLSMLSVVDLGLTITTLPTVLGVLWFHAREISIKTCLIQMFFVHSFSFLESSVLVAMAFDRYLAICSPLKYATFLTDTMSLVIGLIICIRQVVFMFPSIIVVNSVSFQGGQELSHPFCFHADVIKFTYTNPWISSFWGMFLQLYLNGTDLLFILFSYILILRTVLSIVAPKKQQKALSTCVCHICAVTIFYVPMITLSLAHRLFSSTPRVICSVLANMYLLLPPVLNPIIYSLKTKVIRRAIYRLLRIKSSRDYSVRSLRERWERRRQFSST from the exons ATGCCGCTGCCATACcctttttattactatagttcctCAGTGCAGTCTCAGTTTGGGGATGATGATATCTTCCTCAGGTCTTTGGTTATTCAG agtatatTTCAACTCGTCATGCTGATCTTCAATAACACTACATCCTCCTCTTCCAGTTTTCTTCTTACTGCCTTTCCTGGACTGGAACTTGCTCATGTCTGGATTTCCATTCCTGTTTGTGGTCTCTACACCATTGCACTCTTGGGAAACAGTATTATCTTGTTTGCTATTATCATTGAACAGAGTCTCCACAAGCCCATGTACTATTTTCTCTCCATGCTCTCTGTTGTTGACCTGGGTCTGACCATCACAACGCTTCCCACTGTCCTTGGCGTTCTTTGGTTTCATGCCCGGGAGATCAGCATTAAGACTTGCCTCATTCAAATGTTCTTTGTGCATAGCTTCTCATTCCTGGAGTCGTCAGTGTTGGTGGCTATGGCCTTTGACCGCTACCTAGCCATCTGTAGCCCTCTGAAGTATGCTACTTTCCTCACAGACACGATGAGCTTGGTGATTGGACTGATCATCTGTATAAGACAAGTGGTTTTCATGTTTCCCTCTATTATAGTTGTGAACAGTGTGTCCTTCCAGGGAGGCCAAGAGCTTTCCCACCCATTTTGTTTCCATGCAGATGTGATCAAATTCACATACACCAATCCCTGGATCAGCAGTTTTTGGGGAATGTTTCTTCAGCTCTACCTGAATGGTACTGATTTATTGTTCATTCTTTtctcctacatcttgatccttcGTACTGTTTTGAGCATTGTGGCCCccaaaaagcaacagaaagctCTCAGCACATGTGTCTGCCACATCTGTGCTGTGACCATTTTCTATGTGCCAATGATCACACTGTCTTTGGCACACCGTCTCTTCAGTTCTACCCCCAGAGTGATCTGTAGTGTTTTGGCCAATATGTATCTACTCTTGCCTCCTGTGCTGAATCCAATCATTTACAGCTTGAAGACCAAGGTTATTCGACGGGCTATATACCGGCTACTccgaatcaagagttcaagggaCTATAGTGTGAGGAGCCTCAGAGAAAGGTGGGAAAGAAGGAGACAGTTTTCTAGTACATGA
- the LOC101980408 gene encoding olfactory receptor 51A7 gives MSVLNNSEVKHFLLIGIPGLEYAHTWISIPIFLMYLIAIMGNCIIIFVIKTESSLHEPMYYFLTMLAVSDMGLSFSSLPTMFRIFFLNAMGISPNACFAQEFFIHGFTVMESSVLLIMSLDRFLAIHNPLRYSSILTGGRVAKMGLMLAFRSTALVLPFPFTLRRLKYCQKNLLSHSYCLHQDVMKLACSDNKVNFIYGFFVALCTMLDFALIVVYYLLILKTVLSIASLAERLKALNTCVSHICAVLIFYVPIITLAAIHRFAKHKSPLIVILIADMFLLVPPLVNPIVYCIKTRQIREKVLGKMVNLCIR, from the coding sequence ATGTCTGTTCTTAACAACTCTGAAGtcaagcattttcttttaattgggaTCCCAGGACTGGAATATGCTCACACGTGGATCTCCATCCCCATCTTCCTCATGTACCTCATTGCCATCATGGGTAActgcattattatttttgtcatcaAGACAGAGTCTTCCCTTCATGAGCCCATGTATTATTTCCTTACCATGTTGGCTGTCTCTGATATGGGCttgtccttctcttcccttcctaccATGTTTAGGATCTTTTTTCTCAATGCTATGGGAATCTCACCCAACGCCTGCTTTGCTCAAGAATTCTTTATCCATGGGTTCACTGTCATGGAATCCTCTGTGCTTCTAATTATGTCTTTGGACCGCTTTCTTGCCATTCACAATCCCTTAAGATACAGTTCTATCCTCACTGGCGGCAGAGTTGCTAAGATGGGACTAATGTTAGCCTTCAGGAGCACAGCTTTAGTGCTTCCGTTTCCTTTCACTCTAAGGCGATTGAAATACTGTCAGAAGAATCTCCTCTCTCATTCATACTGCCTTCATCAGGATGTCATGAAACTGGCCTGCTCTGATAACAAGGTCAATTTCATCTATGGCTTCTTTGTGGCTCTCTGTACCATGCTGGACTTTGCCTTGATTGTTGTATATTACCTGCTGATCTTGAAGACAGTACTCAGCATTGCATCTCTGGCAGAAAGGCTCAAGGCTCTAAATACCTGCGTCTCCCACATCTGTGCTGTGCTCATCTTCTATGTGCCCATCATCACTCTGGCTGCCATCCATCGCTTTGCCAAGCACAAAAGCCCCCTAATTGTAATCCTTATTGCAGATATGTTCTTATTGGTGCCACCATTGGTGAACCCCATTGTGTACTGCATAAAGACTCGGCAAATTAGGGAGAAGGTCTTGGGAAAGATGGTTAACTTATGTATAAGATAG